A single genomic interval of Chitinophaga sp. 180180018-3 harbors:
- a CDS encoding bifunctional YncE family protein/alkaline phosphatase family protein has translation MNRFFCLLTFLCCTMLLSLHAQLKQVKLPNGWMLTPIGRQLQLGDLPLNLALTADKKLLAVTNNGQSVQSIQLIDAVNDRQLDSVIVPKSWYGLTFSRNGKFLYASGGNDNRILKYAVNNNKLQLADSLLLGEKWPVNISPAGIDLDEANKLLYVVTKGDKALYIIHLDTKQTEKFPLGSEAYTCKLSPDGKELYISLWGADRLLIWSTLEKKEITRLAVGDNPNELLLTKDGQYLFVANANNNTVALVNTRKKNILEIFNTALYPDAPNGSTPNGIALSEDEKTLYVANADNNCLAVFDVSKKGESRGKGFIPTGWYPTNVKVSGKKIFVSNGKGLTSMANPHGPNPFEGRNAAARHSGNSEKPREVQYIGGLFKGTLSVIPVPTPAQQEMYTRQVYANTPYTKEKELMAAGEKGNPIPMNVGDSSPIKYVFYIIKENRTYDQILGDMPKGNGDTSLVLFGHKYTPNQHTLADQFVLLDNFYVDAEVSADGHNWSMAAYANDYTEKNWPTSYGGRGGTYDFEGQKKIAYPRGGFIWDHCLRAGVSYRSYGEFADDSKANIPALEGKYCTSYKGFDGRVKDTSRFYQWRRDFDSLVAANALPRFNTVRFGNDHTEGLRLGRPTPFAHVADNDYAVGLFIEHLSHSPVWKSSVVFILEDDAQNGADHVDAHRSIAFVVGPYVKRQQTVSAMYSTSGMLRTMELILGIPPMSQYDAAATPMWQCFTATPDFTPYTVIRPDVDMDQRNVKETALSKLSETFDFTKEDAAPDMAFNEIIWKAVKGEHSVMPAPRRSAFVTAGDEDEEKEKDGDKKERKRKRITN, from the coding sequence ATGAACCGTTTCTTTTGTTTACTTACCTTTCTTTGCTGTACCATGCTGCTGTCGCTACACGCACAGCTAAAGCAGGTAAAACTGCCTAACGGCTGGATGCTGACGCCCATAGGCAGGCAACTGCAGCTGGGCGACCTGCCACTCAACCTGGCACTGACGGCCGACAAGAAATTACTTGCTGTCACCAATAATGGCCAGAGCGTGCAATCTATTCAACTGATTGATGCCGTGAATGACCGGCAGCTTGACAGTGTTATAGTTCCCAAAAGCTGGTATGGGCTTACTTTTTCCCGCAATGGAAAATTCCTTTATGCTTCCGGTGGCAACGACAACCGGATTCTTAAATATGCGGTAAATAACAACAAACTACAGCTGGCCGACAGTCTGCTGCTGGGCGAGAAATGGCCGGTGAATATTTCTCCCGCCGGTATCGACCTCGACGAGGCCAATAAACTGTTGTATGTTGTCACTAAGGGAGACAAAGCCTTATATATCATTCACCTCGATACCAAACAAACGGAAAAATTCCCCCTCGGATCAGAAGCTTATACCTGCAAACTGAGTCCTGATGGCAAAGAGCTGTATATTTCGTTGTGGGGAGCCGACAGGCTGCTGATCTGGAGTACCCTTGAAAAGAAAGAAATAACGCGGCTCGCAGTTGGCGATAATCCCAATGAACTGCTGCTTACCAAAGATGGCCAATACCTGTTTGTAGCCAACGCTAACAACAATACGGTGGCACTGGTGAATACCCGGAAGAAAAATATCCTGGAGATCTTCAATACAGCCCTCTATCCGGATGCGCCCAATGGCTCTACTCCCAACGGTATTGCACTGAGTGAAGATGAGAAAACACTTTATGTAGCAAATGCCGATAATAACTGCCTTGCTGTATTCGATGTGAGCAAAAAAGGAGAAAGTCGGGGTAAAGGATTCATTCCTACCGGATGGTATCCCACCAATGTAAAAGTATCCGGCAAGAAAATTTTTGTATCCAATGGCAAAGGGCTGACTTCCATGGCCAACCCACACGGTCCTAATCCGTTCGAAGGCCGTAATGCAGCTGCCCGCCATTCGGGTAATTCCGAGAAACCCAGAGAAGTACAATATATCGGCGGATTGTTCAAAGGCACCTTGTCAGTAATCCCTGTGCCAACACCAGCACAACAGGAAATGTACACCCGTCAGGTATATGCCAACACGCCCTATACCAAGGAAAAAGAATTGATGGCTGCAGGTGAAAAAGGAAATCCAATTCCCATGAATGTGGGTGACAGCTCCCCTATTAAATATGTGTTCTACATTATCAAGGAAAACCGTACCTACGACCAGATATTAGGCGATATGCCAAAAGGAAACGGCGACACCTCACTGGTACTCTTTGGTCATAAATATACCCCCAATCAGCATACACTGGCAGATCAGTTCGTATTGCTCGATAATTTCTATGTAGATGCCGAGGTAAGCGCTGATGGTCATAACTGGAGCATGGCAGCTTACGCCAACGACTATACGGAAAAGAACTGGCCCACCAGCTATGGCGGCAGAGGTGGTACCTATGATTTCGAAGGGCAGAAAAAAATTGCTTATCCCCGCGGTGGTTTCATCTGGGATCATTGTCTGCGTGCAGGCGTCAGCTATCGCAGCTACGGCGAATTTGCCGACGACAGTAAAGCCAACATCCCCGCACTGGAAGGTAAATATTGCACTTCCTACAAAGGATTCGACGGACGGGTGAAAGATACCTCCAGGTTCTATCAGTGGCGCCGCGATTTTGATTCTCTTGTAGCAGCCAATGCATTACCACGTTTCAACACGGTCCGCTTCGGGAACGATCATACCGAAGGCCTTCGTCTTGGCCGTCCGACGCCATTTGCACACGTAGCCGACAACGATTATGCGGTTGGATTATTTATAGAACATCTCAGCCATAGCCCTGTATGGAAATCATCTGTAGTGTTTATATTGGAAGATGATGCACAAAACGGTGCTGACCATGTAGACGCCCACCGTTCCATTGCTTTCGTAGTTGGACCATATGTAAAACGTCAACAAACTGTTAGCGCTATGTACTCAACTTCGGGCATGCTGCGCACCATGGAACTGATACTGGGTATCCCGCCCATGAGCCAGTACGATGCCGCCGCCACCCCAATGTGGCAATGCTTTACCGCTACGCCCGATTTCACGCCATACACTGTTATACGCCCGGATGTAGATATGGATCAACGGAATGTAAAAGAAACTGCCTTATCCAAACTGAGCGAAACATTTGATTTTACCAAAGAAGATGCTGCGCCGGATATGGCCTTCAATGAAATCATATGGAAAGCGGTGAAAGGAGAACACAGCGTAATGCCTGCTCCACGCAGGAGTGCATTTGTAACTGCAGGTGATGAAGATGAAGAGAAGGAAAAAGATGGGGATAAGAAAGAACGGAAACGGAAAAGAATTACGAATTAG
- a CDS encoding RagB/SusD family nutrient uptake outer membrane protein has translation MEKKILYTLLVASLLGTACQKDFLDKTPTDTYSNGSLWSSQSDASAALNGVYAGWENDYNILYMDAVSDNSYSQWYWDNLQHLGNGSASPADPNVLNRWDYKTVQKCNWFLENIDKVPMDDQLKKRYKGEARFLRAYQYFIMSQLYGDVPLVTKSLTTAEAQVLSRNPAADVRKFVVDELTAIQADLPVKYSGNDVGRITKGAALALKARIELYDKKYADCIADCKTIMSLGYQLFANYTDLFRITNKNNSEVILDVQYKANDVPNGDIGIMPSSGYGGWASLSPTQSLVDAYEMTNGKTIDDPASGYNPDDPYKNRDPRLTATVVYPGQMYGGRYYNSIDGKSPDYYNNNNNSPTGYIEKKFTAFLSDYPDMWNTGLNMIVIRYAEVLLSYAEAQVETGIIDNTVYDALDAIRQRAGMPAVDRTVYNSQDKLRTLIRRERRVELALEGLRWFDVQRWQIGPAVRAGVVYGTRLGTVDAATGKLTLTGDHVKVETRTFNAGRDYLWPVPQKERDLDKSLSQNPGY, from the coding sequence ATGGAAAAGAAAATATTATATACACTACTCGTCGCTTCCCTTCTGGGAACCGCCTGTCAGAAAGATTTCCTGGATAAAACACCTACAGACACTTACAGTAACGGCTCGCTCTGGTCGTCACAAAGCGATGCCAGTGCAGCATTGAATGGTGTTTATGCGGGATGGGAGAATGACTATAACATCCTGTATATGGATGCCGTGAGCGATAACAGTTACAGCCAGTGGTACTGGGATAACCTCCAGCACCTCGGTAATGGTAGCGCTTCACCCGCAGACCCCAACGTTCTTAACAGATGGGATTATAAAACCGTTCAGAAATGTAACTGGTTCCTGGAAAACATCGATAAGGTACCAATGGATGATCAGCTGAAAAAACGTTACAAAGGTGAGGCCCGCTTCCTGAGAGCATATCAGTATTTCATTATGTCGCAGTTATATGGCGATGTACCGCTGGTTACCAAATCCCTTACTACTGCTGAAGCACAGGTGCTTAGCCGGAATCCGGCGGCGGATGTACGGAAGTTCGTTGTCGACGAACTGACTGCCATCCAGGCCGATCTGCCGGTAAAATACAGCGGTAACGATGTTGGCCGTATCACCAAAGGTGCGGCACTTGCCTTAAAAGCCAGGATAGAATTGTATGATAAGAAATATGCCGATTGTATTGCAGATTGTAAAACAATTATGTCACTGGGTTACCAGCTCTTCGCCAATTATACAGACCTGTTCCGCATCACCAATAAAAACAACAGTGAAGTAATCCTGGATGTACAATACAAAGCCAACGATGTACCTAACGGAGATATCGGTATCATGCCTTCATCCGGCTATGGTGGCTGGGCTTCACTCAGCCCTACCCAGTCGCTCGTGGATGCCTACGAGATGACCAACGGTAAAACCATCGATGATCCGGCATCAGGATACAATCCGGATGATCCTTACAAAAACAGGGATCCCCGCCTGACGGCTACGGTCGTTTATCCCGGCCAGATGTATGGAGGCAGATATTATAACTCCATTGATGGTAAAAGCCCGGATTATTACAACAATAATAACAACTCTCCTACCGGTTATATTGAGAAGAAATTCACAGCATTTCTTTCCGATTATCCGGATATGTGGAATACAGGTTTGAACATGATCGTTATCCGCTACGCGGAAGTGCTGCTTTCTTATGCAGAAGCCCAGGTTGAAACCGGAATAATAGATAACACCGTATACGATGCGCTGGATGCGATCCGGCAGCGTGCCGGTATGCCTGCGGTAGACAGAACCGTTTACAACTCACAGGATAAACTCCGCACCCTGATCCGTCGCGAACGCCGTGTAGAACTGGCACTGGAAGGACTCCGCTGGTTCGACGTACAACGCTGGCAGATCGGCCCTGCAGTAAGAGCAGGCGTGGTATACGGTACCCGCCTCGGTACTGTTGATGCTGCTACCGGAAAACTGACACTTACCGGCGACCATGTGAAAGTGGAAACCAGAACATTCAACGCCGGCAGAGATTATCTGTGGCCTGTTCCTCAGAAGGAAAGAGACCTCGATAAGAGCCTGTCGCAGAATCCAGGATACTAG
- a CDS encoding AAA family ATPase encodes MLQKKGLIEISLKKDKVPSAHAYPFSVPALRNFSSLKFHPKVTYLSGENGMGKSTLIEAIAVACGFNPEGGSKNFSFTTRGSHSVLHEYLTVARGPVKPKDGYFLRSESFFNVATNIEKLDAEGMGRRVIDSYGGVSLHEQSHGESFWALFMNRFNGNGLYILDEPEAALSPARQMAMLTRMHELIGKDSQFIIATHSPIIMAYPDATIYELTESGIRKTSYTETENYKVSQQFLNNYKNMLKILLGNE; translated from the coding sequence ATGCTCCAGAAGAAAGGGTTGATAGAAATATCGCTGAAAAAAGACAAGGTACCATCGGCGCATGCTTACCCGTTTAGCGTTCCAGCGCTCCGGAATTTCAGCTCGCTGAAATTTCATCCCAAGGTAACTTACCTGTCGGGAGAAAATGGGATGGGAAAGTCGACATTGATAGAAGCGATTGCGGTTGCCTGTGGATTTAATCCTGAAGGAGGATCGAAGAATTTCAGTTTCACCACCCGTGGGTCTCACTCGGTATTGCATGAGTACCTGACGGTGGCCCGTGGCCCGGTGAAGCCGAAAGACGGATACTTCCTGAGAAGCGAGAGCTTTTTTAATGTGGCTACCAATATTGAAAAGCTGGATGCAGAAGGTATGGGGCGACGCGTGATAGACAGTTATGGCGGAGTATCATTGCACGAGCAATCTCACGGCGAATCGTTCTGGGCGCTATTTATGAACCGGTTTAACGGCAACGGTTTGTATATACTGGATGAGCCGGAAGCAGCGCTTTCACCAGCCCGCCAGATGGCGATGCTCACCCGGATGCATGAGCTGATCGGTAAAGATTCTCAATTCATTATCGCCACACATTCTCCGATAATAATGGCTTATCCGGATGCCACCATCTATGAACTGACAGAAAGCGGCATCCGGAAAACCAGTTATACCGAAACAGAGAACTACAAAGTATCACAGCAGTTCCTCAATAACTATAAGAATATGCTGAAGATTCTGCTGGGGAATGAATAG
- a CDS encoding glycoside hydrolase 43 family protein — MTVAGQTNKHPPKSRTPDNGNGYFTNPLMWGDWPDPDVIRVDDKFYFISTSMHYVPGCPIAVSKDLVNWEMAGYAVPEYKEDPRYDMKGGDMYLNGSWAATIRYHDSTFYVGFCTPDMEGRKGHFSMCTAKTIAGPWTRTIFKEYLYDPGLFFDDDGEIYVVHGQQRLFITALNSDALSVKIPQKEIYENKSFPYLEGSHMYKINNKYYILGSTGGTRGREVCLRSDSVYGPYEARVVINDDHTYPGNGLHQGGMVQLKDGSWWFIIMQDRGPIGRVPNLEPVTWVDGWPMIGENGKGVITFKKPVAGDMPITVPASSDEFNSPVLGLQWQWNHNPDNNRWSLTERPGYLRLKAGYADKLRNARNTLTQRVEGPYSEGVAEIDISGMKDGDVAGLGVFQFPYAYLAIQQTGNARKIIMVNNDSTITATPFKGSKIWFKACVKEEGFIATFAYSTDGKIFHPLGNQLKMALGLDWTANRFALFHFNTHTGRDGGYADINWFRR; from the coding sequence ATGACTGTTGCAGGTCAGACAAACAAGCACCCCCCTAAAAGCCGGACTCCGGATAATGGCAACGGCTATTTTACCAATCCGCTGATGTGGGGCGACTGGCCGGATCCTGATGTTATCAGGGTAGATGATAAGTTCTATTTCATTTCAACCAGTATGCATTATGTACCCGGTTGTCCGATTGCGGTTTCAAAGGACCTGGTAAACTGGGAAATGGCGGGCTATGCTGTGCCGGAGTATAAGGAGGATCCCCGATATGATATGAAGGGGGGAGACATGTATCTCAATGGTTCCTGGGCTGCAACGATCCGTTACCACGACAGCACCTTTTATGTGGGTTTCTGCACTCCTGACATGGAAGGACGGAAAGGACATTTTTCGATGTGTACGGCCAAAACCATAGCAGGCCCGTGGACGCGGACCATCTTTAAAGAATATCTCTATGATCCCGGTTTGTTCTTCGATGACGATGGTGAAATTTACGTTGTACACGGGCAACAGCGGTTGTTCATTACGGCGCTGAACAGCGATGCCCTGTCCGTAAAAATTCCGCAGAAGGAGATTTATGAGAATAAGTCGTTCCCATATCTGGAGGGCTCGCACATGTATAAGATCAACAATAAATACTATATCCTGGGATCAACCGGCGGCACCCGGGGCAGGGAGGTCTGCCTGCGGTCCGATAGCGTTTACGGTCCGTACGAAGCCAGGGTAGTGATCAACGACGATCATACCTATCCTGGCAACGGCCTGCATCAGGGAGGTATGGTGCAATTAAAGGATGGCTCCTGGTGGTTCATCATCATGCAGGATCGTGGTCCGATAGGACGCGTGCCCAATCTGGAACCGGTTACCTGGGTAGATGGATGGCCGATGATAGGAGAAAACGGGAAAGGTGTAATCACGTTTAAAAAGCCGGTGGCAGGCGATATGCCTATTACCGTACCTGCCAGCTCAGATGAATTCAACAGTCCTGTGCTGGGCTTGCAATGGCAATGGAACCATAATCCTGATAACAACAGGTGGTCGCTTACAGAACGGCCTGGTTATCTCCGGCTGAAAGCCGGTTATGCAGATAAACTGCGCAATGCGCGCAATACGCTCACACAGCGCGTAGAAGGGCCTTATTCGGAAGGTGTCGCTGAAATAGATATAAGCGGAATGAAAGATGGAGATGTAGCGGGATTGGGAGTATTCCAGTTTCCATATGCCTACCTGGCCATTCAGCAAACAGGGAATGCCCGGAAAATTATCATGGTGAACAATGATAGCACCATCACTGCTACCCCTTTTAAAGGTAGTAAGATCTGGTTCAAAGCCTGTGTAAAGGAAGAAGGATTTATCGCCACATTTGCATACAGCACCGATGGCAAGATCTTTCATCCCCTGGGCAATCAGCTGAAAATGGCACTGGGACTGGATTGGACGGCCAACCGGTTTGCGTTGTTCCATTTCAATACACATACAGGCCGTGATGGTGGTTATGCAGACATCAACTGGTTCAGACGATAG
- a CDS encoding TonB-dependent receptor yields MKLTSIILLVMAVQVSAKSNAQTVTYAAKSVSLNKVLNVIKAQTGYVFFYDKEDVKNGHSLSVDFRNTSLKTAMETILRDQGLSFDIQGNTIFITKNDKPEAAKAADVPPPVSISGKVTDESGAAIPGASVVIKGTQKGAITGPDGNFQLNNVDENATLMITSLGYETVEIKVSGQARINVKLKADVSSLKQLVVVGYGTQKKANLTGAVSSIGSKELTNRPATSLGNALQGTMPGVTVTAAVSGQPGSDAAKIRIRGIGTLNNADPVIVIDGVITTVDNLNNINPDDVASMSVLKDAASASIYGSRAANGVILVTTKQGKKGGVQVTYNAYVGKQKATGLPEFLPSWQAASLYNQARINEGKTARYTDAEIQKFKDGSDPFNYPNTDWLGLFYKGSGIQQNHYLGLSGGNEKTQYNLSLGLFDENGLVKKTNAKRYTARLNLTTEVRSNIHVNANIGFTSTGKREPSNPYTGDFDQLVRQINRISPTVPYKYANGYYGATGDGNPMAWLEGASLNQYAYYDLVGNVGIDWEIIKDLHIKPSLAYIMKINHNKKFRADQQYYAADGTPSFYQGPSSITDENIFANTLTPQLLLDYTKSFNRHNFKILGGYSQEQTKGTFDNGYRKGFLNNLLTDVNLGYTDGQTTSGYTYEMALQSVFGRINYDYDGKYLFEANLRYDGASRFAAGNRWGAFPSFSAGWNIDRENFFADAKQYVSNLKLRASWGQLGNQYVKTYDATKFPTFPYYPTIPNITPGQNYVFGGTSPIIASGLAPVNGANAKLQWESTTETGVGIDAGFLNGKLNLTADYFYKKTSGILITVPASATYGLNAPVQNAGASVNKGWEFALGYSDTKGDFSYSANFNTAIITSKVTDLHGTGPIITGYTVLQEGYPINSLYGYVADGIFKTKDEIAKAPYQGSNIAPGDLKYKDIDGNDTITAADKQYLGSYFPKVTFGLNLSASWKNFDLSAFFQGATGVKTYIDAGKLGAVGGSVGKPTSALLNTWTPENPNAALPRIWYSNNQHDPSGTPSSFWVKDGSYLRLKNLQVGYSLPEKLISRIGLKKVRFYYSGQNILTFDHLYKWIDPEASISSSIYYYPQVKVNTLGVNVTF; encoded by the coding sequence ATGAAACTAACCTCTATCATTCTACTTGTTATGGCGGTTCAGGTAAGTGCGAAAAGCAACGCCCAAACCGTGACTTATGCTGCGAAATCTGTCAGCCTGAATAAAGTACTGAATGTCATCAAGGCGCAGACAGGTTATGTTTTCTTTTATGACAAAGAAGACGTTAAAAACGGGCATTCACTATCGGTGGATTTCCGGAACACCTCCCTAAAAACCGCTATGGAAACGATATTACGTGATCAGGGGTTGAGCTTTGACATCCAGGGCAACACCATTTTCATCACGAAGAACGATAAGCCGGAAGCAGCAAAAGCAGCAGATGTACCTCCTCCTGTCAGTATTAGTGGTAAGGTAACTGACGAGAGTGGTGCGGCTATTCCGGGGGCTTCGGTAGTGATCAAAGGTACCCAGAAAGGCGCCATCACTGGTCCGGATGGTAACTTTCAGCTGAATAATGTGGATGAAAATGCCACCCTGATGATTACCAGCCTCGGTTACGAAACCGTTGAAATAAAAGTTTCCGGTCAGGCCCGGATCAATGTTAAGCTGAAAGCAGACGTTAGCTCGCTGAAGCAACTGGTAGTAGTAGGTTATGGTACACAGAAAAAAGCGAACCTGACAGGAGCTGTATCCAGCATTGGTTCGAAGGAACTGACCAACAGGCCCGCTACCAGCCTGGGTAATGCCCTGCAGGGTACCATGCCTGGTGTAACCGTTACCGCGGCCGTGAGCGGCCAGCCTGGTTCTGATGCCGCCAAAATCCGCATCCGGGGTATTGGTACGCTCAACAACGCTGATCCGGTTATAGTAATAGACGGCGTGATTACTACGGTCGACAACCTGAATAATATCAACCCGGACGATGTGGCCTCCATGTCTGTCCTGAAAGATGCAGCGTCTGCTTCTATCTATGGATCCCGCGCTGCTAATGGCGTCATCCTGGTAACTACTAAACAAGGGAAAAAGGGCGGTGTACAGGTAACTTATAATGCGTATGTAGGTAAACAAAAAGCTACCGGATTACCTGAGTTCCTCCCTTCCTGGCAGGCAGCCTCCCTGTACAACCAGGCCAGGATTAACGAAGGAAAGACTGCCCGCTATACTGATGCTGAAATACAAAAATTCAAGGATGGATCAGATCCATTCAACTACCCAAACACCGACTGGCTGGGTTTATTCTATAAAGGAAGCGGCATACAGCAAAACCATTACCTCGGATTATCCGGAGGTAATGAAAAAACACAGTATAACCTCTCACTGGGATTATTCGATGAAAATGGCCTGGTAAAGAAAACCAATGCCAAACGTTATACTGCCCGTTTGAACCTTACTACCGAAGTAAGAAGCAATATCCACGTGAATGCCAACATCGGGTTTACATCAACCGGTAAGAGAGAGCCCAGCAATCCTTATACCGGCGATTTTGACCAGCTGGTACGCCAGATAAACCGCATCTCTCCAACGGTACCTTATAAATATGCCAATGGTTACTATGGCGCAACAGGCGACGGGAACCCAATGGCATGGCTGGAAGGAGCAAGTCTTAATCAATATGCATATTACGATCTCGTTGGTAACGTAGGCATCGACTGGGAAATCATCAAAGATCTTCATATCAAACCTTCGCTTGCCTATATCATGAAGATCAATCATAACAAGAAATTCAGGGCCGATCAGCAATATTATGCAGCCGACGGAACCCCGTCTTTCTACCAGGGGCCCTCTTCCATTACTGATGAGAACATATTCGCCAATACGCTGACACCTCAGTTGCTGCTGGATTATACCAAATCTTTCAACAGGCATAACTTTAAAATCCTGGGAGGATATTCACAGGAACAAACCAAAGGAACTTTCGACAATGGCTACCGTAAAGGGTTCCTTAACAACCTGCTGACTGATGTAAACCTGGGTTATACAGATGGACAAACTACCAGCGGTTACACCTATGAAATGGCCCTGCAGTCTGTCTTTGGACGTATTAACTATGATTATGATGGTAAATACCTGTTCGAAGCCAATCTCAGGTACGATGGCGCCAGCCGGTTCGCGGCAGGAAACAGATGGGGGGCATTCCCATCCTTCTCCGCAGGTTGGAATATCGACAGGGAGAATTTCTTTGCTGATGCGAAACAATACGTTTCCAATCTGAAATTACGTGCATCATGGGGGCAATTGGGGAATCAGTATGTTAAAACATACGATGCTACTAAATTCCCAACATTCCCGTATTATCCCACCATTCCAAACATAACTCCCGGACAGAACTATGTATTTGGCGGCACCAGTCCGATAATTGCTTCCGGATTAGCTCCTGTAAATGGCGCTAACGCAAAATTGCAATGGGAAAGTACTACAGAAACAGGCGTAGGTATCGATGCAGGCTTCCTGAATGGAAAACTTAACCTGACCGCTGATTATTTCTATAAAAAAACCTCTGGCATCTTGATCACTGTTCCTGCTTCTGCCACCTATGGCTTAAATGCACCTGTGCAAAATGCGGGGGCTTCAGTGAACAAAGGATGGGAGTTTGCGCTCGGGTATAGTGATACCAAAGGTGATTTTTCTTACAGCGCCAACTTCAATACAGCCATCATCACCTCAAAAGTAACAGATCTGCACGGAACCGGTCCTATCATTACCGGATATACAGTTCTGCAGGAAGGATATCCGATTAATTCCCTGTACGGCTATGTCGCAGATGGTATTTTCAAAACAAAAGACGAGATTGCCAAAGCGCCCTACCAGGGATCTAACATCGCTCCTGGTGATCTGAAATACAAGGATATCGACGGTAATGATACCATTACTGCTGCCGACAAACAATACCTGGGTAGCTACTTCCCTAAAGTTACCTTCGGTCTCAACCTCAGCGCCAGCTGGAAGAACTTCGACTTAAGTGCTTTCTTCCAGGGAGCTACCGGTGTAAAAACATATATCGATGCCGGTAAATTAGGCGCCGTAGGAGGTTCTGTAGGTAAGCCTACTTCCGCACTACTGAACACCTGGACACCTGAAAATCCAAATGCTGCTTTACCGCGCATCTGGTATAGCAATAACCAACACGATCCTTCCGGCACCCCTTCTTCCTTCTGGGTGAAAGATGGTTCTTATCTGCGCCTGAAAAATCTGCAGGTTGGATACTCATTACCGGAAAAACTGATCAGCAGAATCGGTCTGAAAAAAGTGCGCTTCTATTATAGTGGTCAGAATATTCTCACATTCGATCACCTCTACAAATGGATTGATCCGGAAGCGTCTATTAGCAGCAGTATTTACTACTACCCTCAGGTTAAGGTTAACACGCTGGGTGTGAATGTTACTTTTTAA